One Citrobacter amalonaticus genomic window carries:
- a CDS encoding DUF2756 family protein, producing the protein MKRYLILTALLPFACLAQPINTLNNPNQPGYQIPSQQRMQTQMQTQQIQQKGMLNQQLKTQTQLQQQNLQTQMNNNQQRIQQGQVREQPLPNTNGGMLSGNTRLESGQQHMLPPRQNGDMLNPQQ; encoded by the coding sequence ATGAAACGATACTTAATTTTGACAGCGCTACTGCCGTTTGCCTGTCTCGCACAGCCGATTAACACGCTGAACAATCCGAACCAGCCGGGTTATCAGATCCCCAGCCAGCAGCGGATGCAAACGCAGATGCAGACGCAGCAAATCCAGCAGAAAGGGATGCTGAATCAGCAGTTAAAAACGCAGACGCAGCTTCAGCAGCAAAATCTGCAAACGCAGATGAACAACAATCAACAGCGGATCCAACAGGGTCAGGTACGCGAACAACCGTTACCCAATACCAACGGCGGAATGTTGAGCGGCAATACGCGCCTGGAGAGCGGCCAGCAGCACATGCTACCGCCGCGTCAGAATGGCGATATGCTTAATCCGCAGC
- the ggt gene encoding gamma-glutamyltransferase → MIKPTFLRRVALAALLSGSCFSVLAAPPPPPPVSYGVEEDVFHPVRAKQGMVASVDAMATKVGVDILKQGGNAVDAAVAVGYALAVTHPQAGNLGGGGFMLLRTKDGKTTAIDFREMAPAHATRDMFLDDQGNPDSKKSLTSHLASGTPGTVAGFSLALEKYGTLPLNKVVRPAIKLAEEGFVVNDALADDLKTYGSEVLPNHENSKAIFWKDGEPLKKGDKLVQKNLAKSLELIAEKGPDAFYKGSIADQIAQEMQKNGGLMTKEDLAGYQAVERTPISGDYRGYQVFSMPPPSSGGIHIVQILNILENFDMKKYGFGSADAMQVMAEAEKQAYADRSEYLGDPDFVKVPWQALTNKDYAKSIAERIDINKAKPSSEIRPGKLAPYESNQTTHFSVVDKDGNAVAVTYTLNTTFGTGIVAGNTGILMNNEMDDFSAKPGVPNVYGLVGGDANAVGPKKRPLSSMSPTIVVKDGKTWLVTGSPGGSRIITTVLQMVVNSIDFGMNVAEATNAPRFHHQWLPDELRVEKGFSPDTLKLLEQKGQKVALKEAMGSTQSIMVGPDGALYGASDPRTVDDLTAGY, encoded by the coding sequence ATGATAAAACCGACGTTCTTACGCCGGGTAGCCCTTGCTGCTCTGCTCTCAGGAAGCTGTTTCAGCGTACTTGCTGCTCCCCCTCCACCCCCTCCGGTATCGTATGGGGTGGAAGAGGATGTGTTCCATCCCGTTCGCGCGAAGCAGGGGATGGTGGCCTCGGTCGATGCCATGGCCACAAAGGTTGGTGTGGATATTCTCAAACAGGGCGGGAACGCCGTGGATGCTGCGGTCGCCGTAGGGTATGCGCTGGCGGTGACGCATCCGCAGGCCGGTAATCTGGGCGGCGGCGGCTTTATGTTGCTGCGCACCAAAGACGGAAAGACCACGGCGATCGATTTTCGCGAAATGGCGCCCGCTCACGCCACGCGCGATATGTTCCTCGACGACCAGGGCAATCCGGACAGTAAAAAATCGCTGACCTCCCATCTGGCGTCCGGCACGCCGGGCACCGTGGCCGGGTTCTCTCTGGCGCTGGAAAAATATGGCACCCTGCCGCTCAACAAGGTGGTGCGTCCGGCGATCAAACTGGCGGAAGAGGGCTTTGTGGTTAACGATGCGCTGGCGGACGATCTGAAAACCTACGGCAGTGAAGTGTTGCCGAACCACGAAAACAGCAAAGCTATTTTCTGGAAGGATGGTGAACCGCTGAAAAAGGGCGACAAGCTGGTACAAAAAAATCTGGCGAAAAGCCTGGAGCTGATTGCGGAAAAGGGACCAGATGCCTTCTATAAAGGGTCGATTGCCGACCAGATCGCGCAGGAAATGCAGAAAAATGGCGGGTTGATGACCAAAGAAGATTTGGCGGGCTATCAGGCGGTAGAGCGCACGCCGATTAGCGGTGACTATCGCGGATATCAGGTCTTCTCCATGCCGCCGCCGTCCTCTGGCGGGATCCACATCGTACAAATCCTGAATATCCTTGAAAACTTCGACATGAAGAAATACGGCTTCGGCAGTGCGGACGCCATGCAGGTGATGGCGGAAGCGGAGAAACAGGCCTACGCCGATCGCTCAGAATACCTGGGCGACCCGGATTTTGTGAAGGTGCCGTGGCAGGCGCTGACCAACAAAGATTACGCCAAATCGATTGCTGAGCGGATCGATATCAACAAGGCGAAACCCTCCAGCGAAATTCGTCCAGGTAAACTGGCGCCATACGAGAGTAACCAGACCACTCACTTCTCGGTGGTGGATAAAGACGGCAACGCCGTGGCGGTCACTTATACCCTCAACACCACCTTCGGGACCGGCATTGTGGCGGGTAACACCGGCATTCTGATGAATAACGAGATGGATGACTTCTCAGCCAAACCGGGCGTGCCAAACGTCTATGGTCTGGTGGGGGGCGATGCCAACGCCGTTGGACCGAAGAAACGCCCGCTGTCGTCAATGTCGCCCACCATTGTGGTGAAAGACGGTAAAACCTGGCTGGTTACGGGCAGTCCGGGCGGGAGTCGTATTATCACGACCGTGCTGCAAATGGTGGTCAACAGCATCGATTTCGGGATGAATGTGGCGGAAGCGACCAACGCGCCGCGTTTCCATCATCAGTGGCTGCCGGATGAGCTGCGTGTGGAGAAAGGCTTTAGCCCGGATACCCTCAAACTGCTTGAGCAAAAAGGGCAGAAGGTTGCGCTAAAAGAGGCGATGGGTAGCACGCAGAGCATTATGGTCGGGCCGGACGGCGCGCTGTACGGCGCATCAGACCCACGCACAGTGGACGATTTAACGGCAGGTTATTGA
- the yhhY gene encoding N-acetyltransferase — MSEIVIRHAETKDYDAIRQIHAQPEVYHNTLQVPHPSREMWQARLGEQPGIKQLVACIDDRVVGHLCIAVVQRPRRSHVADFGICVDAQWQNRGVASALMRTMIDMCDNWLRVERIELTVFVDNAPAVAVYQKYGFEIEGTGKKYGLRNGEYVDAYFMARMK, encoded by the coding sequence ATGAGTGAGATCGTGATACGCCACGCTGAAACTAAAGATTACGACGCGATTCGTCAGATCCATGCCCAGCCGGAGGTGTATCACAACACGCTACAGGTTCCTCATCCTTCCCGCGAGATGTGGCAGGCGCGACTCGGCGAACAGCCTGGCATCAAACAACTTGTCGCCTGCATTGATGATCGCGTTGTCGGACATTTGTGCATTGCGGTCGTTCAGCGTCCGCGTCGCAGTCACGTCGCCGATTTTGGTATTTGTGTCGATGCGCAATGGCAAAACCGCGGGGTCGCCAGCGCATTAATGCGTACCATGATCGACATGTGCGACAACTGGCTGCGCGTTGAGCGCATCGAATTAACGGTGTTTGTCGATAACGCCCCCGCCGTAGCCGTGTATCAAAAGTATGGATTTGAGATTGAAGGTACCGGCAAAAAATACGGCCTGCGTAACGGCGAGTACGTCGATGCCTATTTTATGGCGCGGATGAAGTGA
- a CDS encoding oxidoreductase, translating to MTLHCAFIGFGKSATRYHLPYVLHRKDTWHVAHIFRRRAKPEEQAPAYSHIHFTSDLDDVLNDPKVKLVVICTHADSHFDYAKRALEAGKNVLVEKPFTPTMIEAKVLFELAQSKGLTVTPYQNRRFDSCFLTAKKAIESGKLGEIVEVESHFDYYRPVAETQPGLPQDGAFYGLGVHTMDQVISLFGRPDHVAYDIRSLRNKANPDDTFEAQLFYGDLKAIVKTSHLVKIDYPKFIVHGTKGSFIKYGIDQQETSLKANIMPGEPGFAADDSVGVLEYVNDDGVTVKEEVKPETGDYGRVYDALYDTLTTGAPNYVKESDILTNLELLERAFEQASPATITLAR from the coding sequence ATGACCTTACATTGCGCATTTATTGGATTCGGCAAGAGCGCGACTCGCTACCATCTCCCGTATGTACTTCACCGTAAAGACACCTGGCATGTGGCCCATATCTTTCGCCGTCGTGCGAAGCCGGAAGAGCAGGCGCCTGCCTACTCACACATCCATTTCACCAGCGATCTCGATGACGTGCTCAATGATCCTAAGGTGAAGCTGGTTGTCATCTGTACCCACGCCGACAGCCACTTTGACTACGCGAAACGGGCGCTGGAGGCCGGAAAGAACGTGCTGGTGGAGAAACCATTCACCCCGACAATGATTGAAGCGAAGGTGCTGTTTGAACTGGCGCAGAGCAAAGGGTTGACGGTGACGCCGTATCAGAACCGTCGCTTCGACTCCTGCTTCCTGACCGCCAAAAAGGCGATTGAAAGCGGCAAGCTGGGTGAGATTGTGGAAGTGGAAAGCCACTTCGATTACTACCGCCCGGTCGCGGAAACTCAACCAGGTTTACCGCAGGATGGCGCGTTTTATGGTCTGGGCGTACACACCATGGATCAGGTTATCTCGCTGTTCGGTCGTCCGGACCATGTGGCGTACGATATCCGCAGCCTGCGTAATAAGGCCAATCCGGACGACACCTTTGAAGCGCAACTGTTTTATGGCGATTTAAAGGCCATCGTCAAAACCAGCCATCTGGTGAAAATTGACTATCCGAAGTTTATCGTGCACGGCACCAAAGGTTCGTTTATCAAATACGGCATTGACCAGCAGGAAACCAGCCTGAAGGCCAACATCATGCCGGGCGAACCGGGCTTTGCAGCGGATGATTCCGTTGGCGTGCTGGAGTACGTCAACGACGACGGGGTGACGGTGAAAGAAGAGGTCAAACCGGAAACGGGCGACTACGGCCGTGTCTATGACGCGCTGTATGACACTCTCACCACGGGTGCGCCAAATTACGTCAAGGAATCTGACATTCTGACCAATCTTGAACTCCTCGAACGGGCATTCGAACAGGCTTCTCCGGCCACGATCACCCTTGCCCGATAA
- a CDS encoding pirin family protein has protein sequence MIYLRKANDRGHANHGWLDSWHTFSFADYYDPNFMGFSALRVINDDVIDAGQGFGTHPHKDMEILTYVLEGAVEHQDSMGNKEQVPAGEFQIMSAGTGIRHSEYNPSKTDRLRLYQIWIIPEKTGITPRYEQRRFDAAQGKQLVLSPDARDGSLKVYQDMELYRWALVKGEQSVHQIAAERRVWIQVVKGEVSINGTKATTSDGLAIWDEQALSIHADSDSEILLFDLPPV, from the coding sequence ATGATCTACTTACGCAAAGCAAACGACCGTGGCCATGCGAATCATGGCTGGCTGGATTCCTGGCATACCTTCTCTTTTGCTGACTACTACGATCCCAACTTTATGGGTTTCTCGGCACTGCGCGTGATTAACGACGACGTGATTGATGCCGGCCAGGGTTTCGGTACCCACCCGCATAAAGACATGGAAATCCTGACCTACGTGCTGGAAGGCGCAGTAGAACACCAGGACAGCATGGGCAATAAAGAGCAGGTGCCGGCAGGTGAATTCCAGATTATGAGCGCGGGAACCGGGATCCGTCACTCTGAGTACAACCCGAGCAAAACGGATCGTCTGCGTCTGTATCAGATCTGGATCATTCCGGAAAAAACCGGCATCACGCCGCGTTACGAGCAGCGCCGTTTCGACGCCGCGCAGGGCAAACAGCTGGTGCTGTCACCGGACGCTCGCGACGGTTCGCTGAAAGTGTACCAGGATATGGAACTGTATCGTTGGGCGCTGGTGAAAGGTGAGCAGTCAGTACACCAGATTGCTGCTGAACGTCGCGTCTGGATCCAGGTGGTAAAAGGTGAGGTGAGCATTAACGGCACTAAAGCCACCACCAGCGACGGTCTGGCGATTTGGGATGAGCAGGCGCTGTCAATTCATGCTGACAGTGATAGCGAAATCCTGCTGTTTGATTTGCCTCCGGTATAA
- the gntR gene encoding gluconate operon transcriptional repressor GntR: MKKKRPVLQDVADRVGVTKMTVSRFLRNPEQVSVALRGKIAAALDELGYIPNRAPDILSNATSRAIGVLLPSLTNQVFAEVLRGIETVTDAHGYQTMLAHYGYKPEMEQERLESMLSWNIDGLILTERTHTPRTLKMIEVAGIPVVELMDSQSPCLDIAVGFDNFEAARQMTAAIIARGHRHIAYLGARLDERTIIKQKGYEQAMLDAGLLPYSVMVEQSSSYSSGIELIRQARREYPQLDGIFCTNDDLAVGAAFECQRLGLRIPDDMAIAGFHGHDIGQVMEPRLASVLTPRERMGSIGAERLLARIRGESVTPKMLDLGFTLSPGGSI; encoded by the coding sequence ATGAAGAAGAAAAGACCCGTACTTCAGGATGTAGCTGACCGTGTTGGCGTGACCAAAATGACGGTCAGCCGTTTTTTGCGTAATCCGGAGCAAGTCTCCGTTGCATTGCGGGGCAAGATCGCTGCTGCACTTGATGAACTGGGTTATATTCCCAATCGCGCACCTGATATCCTCTCCAACGCCACCAGCCGGGCCATTGGCGTTTTGCTGCCGTCGTTAACCAACCAGGTTTTTGCCGAAGTCTTACGCGGTATTGAGACCGTGACGGATGCGCATGGTTATCAAACCATGCTGGCGCACTACGGCTATAAGCCGGAGATGGAACAGGAGCGTCTGGAGTCGATGCTCTCCTGGAACATCGATGGTCTGATCCTGACTGAACGTACCCACACGCCGCGCACGTTGAAAATGATCGAAGTGGCGGGGATTCCGGTGGTTGAACTGATGGACAGTCAGTCGCCCTGCCTCGATATCGCCGTCGGTTTTGACAACTTTGAAGCCGCACGTCAAATGACCGCCGCGATTATTGCACGCGGGCATCGGCATATCGCCTATCTGGGGGCACGTCTCGACGAACGTACTATCATCAAACAGAAGGGTTACGAACAGGCGATGCTGGATGCCGGTCTGTTGCCCTACAGTGTGATGGTGGAGCAGTCTTCTTCTTACTCCTCGGGGATTGAGCTTATCCGTCAGGCGCGTCGTGAATACCCGCAACTGGACGGTATTTTCTGCACCAACGATGACCTGGCAGTGGGCGCGGCCTTTGAATGCCAGCGTTTAGGGTTGAGGATCCCGGACGATATGGCGATTGCCGGTTTCCACGGCCATGATATCGGTCAGGTGATGGAACCGCGTCTGGCCAGCGTGCTGACGCCGCGTGAGCGTATGGGCAGCATTGGCGCAGAACGTCTGCTGGCGCGTATTCGTGGCGAGAGCGTCACGCCAAAAATGTTAGATTTAGGTTTCACCTTGTCACCAGGTGGATCTATTTAA